From the genome of Wolbachia endosymbiont (group B) of Parapoynx stratiotata, one region includes:
- a CDS encoding DUF721 domain-containing protein, with amino-acid sequence MFKYSGPKKLKSIIENYALKCMKNKISKNEIRLILNWKSIVGEELAECTKPQKISYAQNVNSGVLHLLVTNGSKALEMQHMVSLVIEKITVFFGYKAVYGIKIKQGS; translated from the coding sequence ATGTTTAAATATAGCGGGCCAAAGAAATTAAAATCTATAATAGAAAACTATGCATTAAAATGCATGAAAAATAAGATCAGCAAAAATGAAATACGTCTTATTTTAAACTGGAAAAGTATAGTTGGAGAGGAATTAGCAGAATGTACAAAACCACAAAAGATCTCATACGCACAAAACGTAAATTCTGGTGTTCTGCATCTGTTAGTAACAAATGGCAGTAAAGCATTAGAAATGCAGCATATGGTTTCTCTTGTAATAGAAAAAATTACAGTGTTTTTTGGCTATAAAGCAGTATACGGTATAAAAATCAAGCAAGGGAGTTGA
- the iscX gene encoding Fe-S cluster assembly protein IscX has product MKWLDIEDIAEALEEKFPNEDIISIRFTELKRKVLDLEEFDDDEKYCNEKILEAIQAAWIAERS; this is encoded by the coding sequence ATGAAATGGCTTGATATAGAAGATATTGCAGAAGCTCTAGAAGAGAAATTTCCAAATGAAGATATAATTAGTATTAGATTCACTGAACTTAAAAGAAAAGTCTTGGATTTAGAAGAGTTTGATGATGATGAAAAGTATTGTAATGAAAAAATATTAGAGGCCATTCAAGCAGCTTGGATTGCAGAAAGATCTTAA
- the rpmB gene encoding 50S ribosomal protein L28, with amino-acid sequence MSRICELTNRKKSFGNKVSHSNRKTKRTFLLNLHKVTLTSNILDKKFSFRIATRTLRTIDYKGDLDAFLLNTKTIKLSKEAQKIKRRLKKVLAKQEVELAVSNA; translated from the coding sequence GTGAGTAGAATTTGTGAATTAACAAATAGAAAAAAGTCTTTTGGTAATAAGGTATCGCACTCAAATCGTAAAACAAAGCGTACCTTTCTCTTAAATTTACATAAGGTTACATTAACGAGTAATATATTAGACAAAAAGTTTAGCTTTCGTATAGCAACAAGAACTTTAAGAACTATAGATTATAAAGGTGATCTTGATGCTTTCTTGCTCAATACAAAAACAATTAAACTAAGTAAAGAAGCGCAAAAGATAAAAAGAAGATTAAAGAAAGTTTTAGCAAAACAAGAGGTAGAGCTAGCTGTTTCAAATGCATAG
- the lipA gene encoding lipoyl synthase, producing the protein MHSKPTWLRAKAPAGKVFNETLNTVKLHNLHTVCEEAACPNIGECWNKRHATVMILGSVCTRACAFCNVATGIPDKLDPHEPENLAKAIKKLNLKHVVITSVDRDDLPDGGANQFIRCIEEIRKITSETTIEILTPDFLNKKGAFEAIAIASPDVYNHNIETVPRLYAKIRPRARYFHSLYLLKMVKQINPKLFTKSGLMVGLGETKEEIFQVMDDLRSAEVDFITIGQYLQPTPKHVKVDRYVTPEEFEHYKYIAYSKGFLVVASSPLTRSSYHAEEDFNRLKACS; encoded by the coding sequence ATGCATAGTAAGCCTACATGGCTCAGAGCAAAAGCTCCAGCTGGTAAAGTATTCAATGAAACCTTAAATACTGTTAAGCTACATAACTTACATACAGTATGCGAAGAAGCTGCGTGTCCAAATATTGGTGAATGTTGGAATAAACGTCATGCTACTGTGATGATTCTCGGTTCTGTTTGTACTCGTGCTTGTGCGTTTTGCAACGTTGCAACTGGCATTCCTGATAAGCTCGATCCTCATGAACCAGAAAATTTAGCAAAAGCAATAAAAAAGTTAAATTTAAAGCACGTTGTCATTACCTCTGTTGACCGTGACGATTTACCAGATGGTGGTGCAAATCAGTTTATAAGGTGTATAGAAGAAATTAGAAAGATAACTTCGGAAACAACAATAGAGATCCTCACTCCTGATTTTTTAAATAAGAAAGGAGCGTTTGAAGCAATAGCTATTGCATCACCTGATGTTTATAACCACAACATCGAAACAGTACCAAGGCTGTATGCAAAAATAAGACCAAGAGCTCGTTATTTTCATTCACTATATTTGCTAAAGATGGTGAAACAGATTAATCCTAAACTTTTCACGAAGTCAGGGCTTATGGTTGGTCTTGGAGAAACAAAAGAAGAAATCTTTCAGGTTATGGATGATTTACGTAGCGCCGAAGTTGACTTCATTACAATTGGTCAATATTTGCAACCAACTCCAAAGCATGTAAAGGTTGATAGATATGTTACCCCAGAAGAGTTTGAGCATTATAAATATATTGCTTATTCCAAAGGCTTTTTGGTAGTTGCATCAAGCCCATTGACTCGGTCATCGTACCACGCTGAAGAAGATTTTAACAGGCTCAAGGCTTGTAGTTAA
- a CDS encoding IS256 family transposase produces the protein MGQANRTTGLVDYKELETNILSSIREGRPLTGRDGALTPFIKRLLEASLEGEIESHMSAKSEENNRRNGRNAKTLRTSSGSFELLTPRDREGSFEPQIVKKRQTSLHPELEAKVLSTYASGMGYRDIASHVEEIYDHKISAAEISSITDKLLPVINEWRSRPLQSVYPIVFMDGMFFKVKEDGHCISKCMYNILGINQNGRKEVLGFYLAESEGANFWLGVLNDLKERGVEDILIACIDGLKSFPAAINSVFPKAEVQLCIVHQIRNSLKYVSSKDVKVFMNDLKKIYRASSKEIAENYLLELEEKWGEKYPLVIKSWQNNWENLSSYFKYSGQVRKLIYTTNPIEGLHRQIRKFTKTKGSFTSTNALYKQVYCAIKKVEQKWIMALPNWALTISQLDIFFPDRLKIELN, from the coding sequence ATGGGTCAAGCAAATAGAACTACTGGTTTGGTAGATTATAAAGAATTAGAAACAAATATCCTGTCATCTATACGAGAAGGAAGACCATTGACAGGAAGAGATGGAGCATTAACACCGTTTATAAAAAGGTTGCTAGAGGCAAGTCTGGAAGGTGAAATAGAAAGCCACATGTCAGCTAAAAGTGAAGAAAATAACCGAAGAAATGGAAGGAATGCAAAAACTTTACGTACAAGTTCAGGCTCATTTGAACTATTAACACCAAGAGACAGAGAAGGAAGCTTTGAACCGCAAATAGTCAAAAAAAGGCAAACAAGCCTACATCCAGAACTTGAAGCAAAGGTCTTAAGCACATATGCCAGTGGCATGGGATACAGAGATATAGCTTCACATGTTGAGGAAATATATGACCACAAAATATCAGCAGCAGAGATATCCAGTATTACTGATAAACTGCTACCAGTAATCAATGAATGGCGCAGCCGCCCACTGCAATCAGTGTATCCAATAGTGTTTATGGATGGCATGTTCTTTAAGGTCAAGGAGGACGGACATTGTATAAGTAAATGCATGTATAATATATTGGGCATAAATCAAAATGGCAGAAAAGAAGTATTAGGTTTTTATTTGGCTGAAAGTGAAGGAGCTAACTTCTGGTTGGGAGTTCTAAATGACCTAAAAGAGCGAGGAGTAGAAGATATTCTAATTGCCTGCATTGATGGGCTAAAAAGCTTTCCTGCGGCTATAAATAGTGTGTTTCCTAAGGCAGAAGTACAGCTATGTATAGTGCATCAGATAAGGAATTCACTGAAATATGTATCTAGCAAAGATGTAAAAGTTTTCATGAATGATTTGAAAAAAATATATCGTGCTTCAAGTAAAGAGATCGCTGAGAATTATCTGCTTGAGCTGGAAGAAAAATGGGGAGAGAAGTATCCTTTAGTTATAAAATCCTGGCAGAACAATTGGGAAAACTTATCCAGTTATTTTAAGTATTCTGGGCAAGTTAGGAAGCTGATTTACACCACCAATCCAATTGAGGGGTTGCATAGACAAATCAGGAAATTTACTAAAACTAAGGGTTCATTTACTAGTACAAATGCCTTGTACAAACAGGTATATTGTGCTATAAAAAAGGTAGAGCAAAAGTGGATTATGGCTCTCCCTAATTGGGCTTTAACTATTTCTCAACTTGATATTTTCTTTCCAGATAGATTGAAAATTGAGTTGAACTAA